In the genome of Amia ocellicauda isolate fAmiCal2 chromosome 3, fAmiCal2.hap1, whole genome shotgun sequence, one region contains:
- the kl gene encoding klotho, protein MPSGWWHLCALSLQLLCASAGPGAGQATWQRFSRAPSPGDEAFLYDTFPQDFMWAVGTAAYQTEGAFDKDGKGLSIWDTFTRGGNRIKMGDVGSDSYHNSQGDIRALHKLRVSHYRFSLSWPRIFPNGTRGSRNPAGVGYYRSLIARLKGIGVEPVVTLYHWDLPDTLQRAYQGWTHPLLVDIFKDYADFCFKEFGNDVKYWITIDNPFVVAWHGYGTGMVAPGIKGDPALPFRVGHNLLKAHAAVWHLYDERYRGTQGGKISMALGSHWINPKKNRRENLRACQCSLNFVLGWFAKPLFQDGDYPHCMKKNLSFKLPAFTDSEKATINGTADFFALSFGPVLSFHLINESLKFGQSEEFNMRKLLYWIKAEYDDPGVFIVENGWFVNSNTKTEDPKHMYYLKQLIMETLKSIKYDNVHIIGYTAWSLVDGFEWDREYGIRRGLFYVNFDSPDMKREPKTSALFYQRLIEKNGFPLLPENKPVSGVFPCNFSWGVAANSIQVEVTPSQFVDPSIYVWNISGNGDLKKLGESKVPPLRRTHCADYAAIRYQVSQVRRMHVSHFQFTLNWSSILPAGRVSEPNTTLLGYYKCFVSELLRANVTPVVALWHRTDKHSGLPASFDAKTGWQSMETVNAFADYARMCFRELGDHVKLWITLNEPNMGDVGYMVGHHLLKAHALAWRVYDREFRETQKGKVSLTLLMDWVDPAYSFSREDVEPSIRVLDFRIGWFAEPIFGDGNYPEGMRKWLQQRNTLDLFSYQLPMFTEEDKKLVRGTYDFFALSHYTTKLVFQVVEEKLQYDDNLQVHSIPDPTWMKSPGKVYVVPWGLRKALNWVNSKYKNVPIYIMANGVDEDQSRFQDNLRVYYIYNYINEALKAYTLDGVNLQGYFAYAFSDQTDPGFGLYGFVNDELIVKSSLMHYRNIIDHNGFPGPTALEQDCAQQPEPCLSCHFFAQRSVIAFLSFVAAAFLITAGLIIYYSRRCK, encoded by the exons ATGCCGTCAGGCTGGTGGCACTTGTGCGCCCTTTCCCTGCAGCTCCTGTGCGCGTCTGCGGGGCCCGGCGCCGGACAGGCCACCTGGCAGCGCTTCTCCAGAGCGCCCTCGCCGGGGGACGAGGCTTTCCTCTACGACACCTTCCCCCAGGACTTCATGTGGGCGGTCGGCACGGCGGCATACCAGACCGAAGGAGCTTTTGACAAAGACGGCAAAGGCTTGTCCATCTGGGACACTTTCACCAGAGGCGGCAATAGGATTAAGATGGGCGACGTGGGCAGCGACAGCTACCACAATTCCCAGGGCGACATCCGTGCGCTGCACAAGCTGCGCGTCTCGCACTACCGCTTCTCCCTGTCGTGGCCCAGGATTTTCCCCAACGGGACCCGGGGCAGCCGCAACCCGGCCGGGGTGGGTTATTACCGGAGCCTCATCGCGCGTCTGAAGGGCATCGGGGTCGAGCCCGTGGTCACCCTGTACCACTGGGACCTGCCGGACACCCTGCAGCGCGCCTACCAGGGCTGGACGCACCCCCTGCTAGTGGACATCTTTAAGGACTACGCAGACTTTTGCTTCAAGGAGTTTGGCAACGACGTGAAGTATTGGATCACCATAGACAATCCCTTCGTGGTGGCCTGGCACGGGTATGGCACCGGCATGGTTGCGCCGGGCATCAAGGGTGACCCAGCGCTGCCTTTCAGAGTGGGGCATAATCTCCTTAAG GCCCACGCGGCAGTCTGGCACCTGTACGATGAGCGCTACCGAGGGACACAGGGTGGGAAGATCTCCATGGCGCTGGGCTCTCACTGGATCAACCCCAAAAAGAACCGCCGGGAGAACCTCAGGGCCTGCCAGTGCTCGCTCAACTTCGTCCTGGGCTGGTTCGCCAAACCGCTCTTCCAGGATGGCGACTATCCGCACTGCATGAAGAAAAACCTCTCCTTCAAGTTACCAGCTTTTACAGACAGTGAGAAAGCTACCATCAATGGGACAGCGGACTTCTTCGCCCTGTCTTTCGGGCCGGTCCTGAGCTTTCACCTGATCAACGAGAGCCTTAAGTTCGGCCAGTCGGAAGAGTTTAACATGCGCAAGCTGCTCTACTGGATCAAAGCCGAGTACGACGACCCCGGTGTATTCATCGTGGAGAACGGCTGGTTTGTCAACAGCAACACCAAGACCGAAGACCCGAAACACATGTACTACCTCAAACAACTGATCATGGAGACTTTAAAGT CGATTAAGTATGACAACGTGCATATAATTGGCTACACAGCCTGGTCCCTGGTAGATGGCTTTGAGTGGGATCGGGAGTATGGCATCCGGCGGGGCTTATTCTACGTGAATTTTGACAGCCCGGACATGAAGAGAGAGCCCAAAACCTCTGCCCTCTTTTACCAGAGGCTGATAGAGAAAAACGGTTTTCCACTGCTGCCCGAGAACAAGCCAGTCTCTGGAGTTTTCCCCTGTAACTTCTCCTGGGGTGTAGCTGCCAACTCCATACAG GTAGAGGTGACCCCCTCTCAGTTTGTTGATCCCAGTATCTACGTCTGGAACATATCAGGGAACGGGGATTTGAAGAAGCTGGGGGAATCCAAGGTGCCCCCGCTTCGCAGGACGCACTGTGCGGACTACGCTGCCATCCGGTACCAGGTCTCCCAGGTGCGCAGGATGCATGTCTCTCATTTCCAGTTCACGCTCAACTGGTCGTCAATCCTGCCTGCGGGCAGAGTGTCCGAGCCCAACACCACGCTCCTGGGCTACTACAAGTGCTTTGTCAGCGAGCTCCTCCGGGCAAACGTGACCCCCGTTGTGGCCCTTTGGCACCGTACAGATAAGCACTCAGGGCTGCCTGCCTCATTTGATGCCAAGACAGGGTGGCAGAGTATGGAGACAGTGAATGCGTTCGCCGATTACGCCAGGATGTGTTTCAGGGAGCTGGGCGACCATGTCAAGTTATGGATCACACTGAACGAGCCCAACATGGGAGATGTGGGCTACATGGTGGGCCATCACCTGCTGAAGGCCCATGCCCTGGCTTGGCGAGTGTACGACAGGGAGTTTCGCGAAACCCAGAAGGGAAAGGTGTCCCTCACCTTACTCATGGACTGGGTGGATCCGGCATACTCCTTCTCCCGGGAGGACGTGGAGCCGTCCATCCGGGTCCTCGATTTCCGCATCGGCTGGTTCGCCGAGCCTATATTCGGCGACGGAAATTACCCTGAGGGCATGAGGAAGTGGCTCCAGCAGCGCAACACCCTGGACTTGTTCAGCTATCAACTGCCCATGTTCACCGAGGAGGACAAGAAGCTGGTGAGAGGCACTTATGACTTCTTCGCCCTCAGCCACTACACCACCAAGCTGGTCTTCCAAGTGGTGGAGGAAAAACTCCAGTATGACGACAACCTGCAGGTGCACTCCATCCCCGACCCCACCTGGATGAAGTCCCCGGGGAAAGTGTACGTGGTGCCCTGGGGCCTGAGGAAGGCGCTGAACTGGGTCAATTCCAAGTATAAGAACGTGCCCATCTACATCATGGCCAACGGAGTGGATGAGGACCAGAGCAGGTTCCAGGACAACCTCCGGGTCTACTACATCTACAACTACATCAACGAAGCTCTGAAGG CCTACACACTGGACGGGGTGAACCTCCAGGGATACTTCGCCTACGCCTTCAGCGACCAGACCGACCCCGGTTTCGGGCTGTACGGGTTCGTGAACGACGAGCTCATCGTGAAGTCGTCCCTCATGCACTACAGGAACATCATCGACCACAACGGCTTCCCCGGCCCCACTGCCTTGGAGCAGGATTGTGCCCAGCAGCCCGAGCCCTGCCTGTCCTGCCACTTCTTCGCCCAGCGCTCCGTCATCGCTTTCCTGTCCTTCGTAGCTGCTGCCTTTCTGATCACAGCGGGGCTCATTATATACTACTCCAGGAGATGCAAATAG